The sequence GTTTTCATCCCATTTGGAACTATATTACTTTCAACAATGGAGCAATAAGAACACAAATTTAATACAATACATTGTTAGTTGATTGGTTTGGCACTGAATAATTGATTGACATTGTGAGAATTCATTATCCGATCGAGGGAACAAAAATGTACATATAGATTAATTGAAGGTTAAATGTGTAACTAAAACCCATAAGGAccaaatttagaattgttcaGTATTTGGAGGACTAAAACTACTAATTTCTCAAATGATAATTTAGAtaaatactcttttactattgaCAAGTAAATAGCTTCAAGGTAGTATTTTTTCCCCCCCAACAATGCCAAGTATAGCAAAAACTCAACTACTAAAGGAAATTAATATGTTTTGTTGCTAGCTCCTAATTGGAATGTCTTATAAGGATAATTTGGCATACAAACGCGATTATACCAATGTACTATATCACTACCAAACTAGTGTATCTATGTATCATATGATCGTAACTCCTGACGAAGACAATTATGTTGTCTAGTACTCTCTAATTCTTAATATTGAAagctaaatatgaaaattatgatattaaaagACAAACCATTGACAGCTTAAAAATAATGTTTATTGATCGCTTTTTAGCCTTgtcttttgaaattcaaattaaacacattaaatTTTATGATGTTATAGAGGTATTTTTACCTATTAAAATTAAAGCTCCAGGGTATTAAATAGTTTTCAATTACAAGAatggaaaattagaaatttgtGAGTTTACAATTTTGCCAATTGAAATGGGTCATCGGTGCCTAACTTCAATAAGATGGAAAGAAAGGGATGTAGTCTAAATCTAATTCAGGTGCTAACGTCCCAGCTGAAATGAACTGTTTGCAATATAATACCAAGAATACAAAATCAAATTGAACAGTGTTATACAGAAACTTAAATTTACAACCAATTATTTGATCAGTACATTACATACACAAATTTACcattttgaatttgaagaaataCTAACAAAAACTGTACAGATATACAACGTGAAATAAGTCCCCACCAGTTGGTTCATTAGGCACCATTACTGTTCCctcaacaaacacatatactaTAAACTATCCATTCTAGTCGTACGGTTAGGTCCTATTATATCAATCTAACAAGCCACCTCACGTGCTCCACTTTGTAACTGAATTTGCTTGTCTTCTACATTTCTTGTTTATTATATATACCCTTTACATTAATGTTGTCTTTAAATTTTAAggtttgaaattcaaatttaaaattaaatttttgtaagTCCTCCTTGTCATTTCCTGCCTAATTAGTTTCTCAATTTTCAACACATACAACAAATTAATATGCTAACCTTGCTCAGTATAAACTTTGTTGAGCAGCTACAAGGAGTTGACCACCCTAAAATGCCAATCGAAAGCATCTATGAAGGATACTGAGCAAATTcgaagggaaattaactttgaacCTACTATCTTGTAAAAATGTTATTTCTACTCTGTCAGTGAGTCACTAACTCTGATCTAGGCTCACTGCCAATATTGGTAAGGGTATAGAGAAGAAAGAGATCAATAGATTTATTGGTATACAATAATATCAAGATGATTATTGGAAGAtcaaaaataacataaagatGTCACATCATATCCAATCTAATTTATGAACTGATAAGACTTTTTAAATTTAAGACAAGTCATTTCTCCGTCCCTGCATATCAAAGGAAGTCTGTCAAACAATATGGTACAATAGTAGATCATAAACTACTTATAAATTCAACGCCCAATCTCATGGAAAGATGGTTGGGATATAATTCCTATAAatcttttaattaatttcatcatCCACTTTTACTTATCTATTAGGAGTACTATATTAAAGATAAATATCTAATATAGAAGTCAAGAAATAATTTATCACTTAATTtctaatttgtttttattatcaatgatattcatttttaaagaattaaattCATTATACTCAATGAGTGAATAATAAAATGATCACTCTATTATTTTGGACAAATACTattgaataagtaaaaatagacTAAAGGGAgtaaaagacaagttgactaatTAGTCCGTGAAAACCAAGCAAGCAATCCCTCGTTAAAATCTTTTCACTTTTGACTTGTATAATGAGTTAAAGTCAAAGAGAGAAAGTATTTTCCTAAACAAAATTAGCTTAATTTTAGTATTACTAAACTAAACACCATCTCTAATGTTAATCCGAAGAGTGGGAACAGAGAGAGACCTTCGAACACTACAACTAGGAAAGAAGACaaccaaacaaaacaaaaacaaaaacaaagcaaTAGAAAAAGTGAAAGGGGGAAATAGAGAGAGACAGAGCCGGAATAATTGAAGGTTTCAAAAGCAAAGTAGCACCTTGTTGTTGTGTCTCTCAAAAGCCAAACTAGCAGAAGTTTTTCTAAGTGTCAGCCTTCCTCTGACCCTATTATATTCATTCATACAAAGCCTTCCCAAATTCCAAAGTATACAGAAATACTATATAAAAGAAATGTGTATATGGTTACCCCCATTTCACATTGCTATCTATCCCTATCTCAATCCCTTTTCCCAGTGTCTCAATACAAAGACACTTCCTCAAAAGAATAGTCTTTCCCTTTCACTTGTTACTTGTCGACAAAATCCACACGTACACGGACTTTGCCTCTCGTAATATTTTTGTGCATCTAAATTAATTTGTGCGTACGTCAATTATTTCATCGGAGTAATGTTTCATGTTTGACATTTCACTAATTTGAATTGTATATTTACATGTAGGCTCTTTTGTGCATCCCAAAAAAAAGGGATAGTGCGGAAGGAGgaaaactgaaataaaaacaGAAAATTTCTGTCAAATCAAACAGATGCTATACATATTTCTCCGCACAATTTGCCAAACAGCACGAGCATCCTCATTTATTACACTGACAACTATAGAAACGACGCCGTAGGGTGGCTATCGCTTACCTCGAAAGCAATGACAGTGTCCCACATCCCCCTTACCGCAAAAACTCAAACCTCTATCATAGGCCATTGATTTGCAATTATTTATCGTGATTTGCAAAGAGGAGTTCGTCGTTGATTTaatttaaacttcaaaaactagctcaaaaaaataaaagttgcacCACTCTTATACAAAAATAACTCATCTCATTAGCTATCATTATCGACCTTCAATCTTAATTTTACATATTAGAACAATTATagaagcaaaaaagaaaaatatgattgaataaTTTGAGACGGAAAATACATGCTAAGTTTTCACGAGGGAGGGGGCCCTAATGCAACGTCTCTTTTTCCTCAGAAAGGCACACACGTGCATTCCCCCCATTCGAAACCTGTGCCACCTTAATCCTTACCTCTATACATAACACCATTATTATAAAGTTTACCACAACACTTGCAGCTGTCTAGTACTAAGATTTACCAATATTTTACCAACAAGTTTTTACTATATTCCAATACGAAAAAACAGAAGACCTTAATACACTTTGTAGTAAATTTTTTCCACCTTTCAAATTCTTTGTACTTTTAATAATACATCAACGCgtatttccttcttttttttcttttttgcctcTGAATATCAATTGTACCCAAAAAGAGGCATATACCAAACCCGAGGTTTCGAAAATCTAAAAAAGAACATGAAAAAAGGAATCTCGATGTTTGCCGGTAGCCAGTTAACTAGTTCTATGATAATGACCGGGAACGGGTTACCGATTCAGCCAGTTTCCCAATTCTTTCCGCTAGCTCCGGGGAAAGCTTCTTTGCCGGTTTCTTCTCCTTCTCCGGTCGATAATCAAACCCGAGTGCATACGAAACTTCTTCGGAGCTCCACCCGGCTTTTCGGAGCGAGTCCGAAAACCGATCCGCTTTAACCAATAGAGCATCGAGAACCGCTTGATTATCTAACAGTATCATTTCACCTCCGAAAAATCCAGATGCTGAAACGTGTACAATCTCGTTGACGTCTGATTCGGCCCACCCGCCCTCTTTCAAAACCGACCCGATATTATCTACGTATTCGTCGACCCATTTAGGCATTTTCGACTTGGGCATTTCGAAGTACCTTTCCGGTGATGATGAGCatgatgatgatgaatttgaGCTTCTCCGTCTCCGATCTACGGCAGCGTCGCTCCAGAACTCCACCCAACGGGGCGTCCGACCACCGGAGAACGTATCGAGACTCCTCCTTGAGAAGGTTGATGATGAACCAGCTGATTTTTCGCTTAAGGAACGTTGCTTTGAGAGAATCTGAGGATCTGAACTTTGGAACAGAGAGGATTCACGATCAAAGAAATCGGATAGATCAAATCCGCAGCAGAAAATCCGATTTTCGTCTACGTAGAAAATTGGGTTACCAGCTAAACAAGGATTACAAGGAATGTAACAATGGTTGAAAATGGGTATTAAAAGTGGAGCTCTTTTGAGTGCATTTCTAGCTATCTTAATTGCCCTTTCTGGTTCACATGGCCTAGGACCCCAAGACTTAGACCACAAAGCATTACGagcaatatgaaaagaaatagCGGCAATAGGCAAGTCAATAGAAGCACGAAGCTGAAACCTAGCCGGACCAGTAGAACGCCAGTCAGGAAAACCTGGTCCGATGGGTAAACCGGCGGAGAGAACAGCTTTCAAATCAGGTGGAAAAGCAAACCCGAACTCCGCTTCAGCTCTTGCGAACTCCACATCAGATAACCCCGCCTGAACTTGAATACCAGAGCTTTTAAGATGAGATATAACTTTATCAGCAAGGGAGGAGAAGGAAAGGAGACTATTCCGAGGTGGAACCGGAGTTGAAGGAGAAGAAGCGGCAGCTCTGGCGGAGAGACGGCGGAGTCCCGCTAAGTGAGCCGGGTTCAGTCCGGTCATCCTCCGGTCAACGTCAACCATTGTGATtttaataatacaaaaaaaataaacgaTCACAGCAATAGCTGAAGCGGAGGGGTAGAGAGAAAGTGAAGAAGTGAAAATGGGGAAAGGAGAAGTTAAAGATTTTTGGATGGTGAAGAAAGTTGAGGATATTTATAGCAAGTTTCTGGAGTGGTGTCCCACTTTATAGATTTGGGAAGAAATAGAccattttttccccttttttattttgtttttgttttctcaCTATACATTAGGGAATTTATTGGAAATGACAGTATAGTTTTAATTAAGCCATCAATTGTGATTAAAGATTGGACTTCTCTACAACATTCTACAAATAGCGGGGTACTGTAGAAATTAACAAAAGTATTTAAGTTAAAAATAGTAGTCTCTTacgtttttcttttttctttttttaattcaagaatcgaacatgaaaaaaaaaattcctgtCATTATGGAATGCACAAATAAGCATGAATCAATATCTTAGAACAAATGGTAAATTACCAAGTAATGTCGAATGCTTATCAAAGAAAAGTTTTAAAACCTTTCCTCAATTTAGATATCTCACTTGATTAAGGTATGTTTATTAAAATGTCAAATATCATGATATGTGGATAAAAGTATGTGCGGAattaagataaaaataacatttaaagCAATATCAAAGTAGTAATTTGGAATAAGAGTAAATCTCATGATATCTTTTTTGTGAATATAATTATTGAATGTACATtcaaatgggaagaaaattatAGCATATTAGGATTCGGTCCAACAGAgagcaaaaaataataataataataataataataataatctatctTCTTATAATCTTGAGGGTTTGGTGTGCAAATTACCTACAATCTGTATCAATAAAATTTATTGTGGTTAacatttggaaaataatttactTTTGAAGTTTATGAAACAAGTATtcccttcatttcaaaataaatgaatttctcattcttcaaaagatattttaattttttatttcaaatttacacTTTCATTTAATGAGGTTTTAAGTACTTCATATTTTCTAAAAgagtaatttaaaaataatttaaaaaaaataattaaaaataacttataatttatgttctaaaagatttttttagaaagtatattatacccaataatttaattaatttaaaataaagggaGTAACATAATAAATTGAAACATatggaaaaatattaattatacaacCGTCATTGGGAATCGTCTTTTTCTTTTTCggaaattaatttatattttacgATACACATCCAAcatttaatatctttttttatttattttctatccgACGTTCGATATTCGCATGAAGCctgattaatttatatttatattaagtaAAATTCATTTGAAGATAGCGCtccttattaaaaaaaatttcatactcAAAACTTAAACTCAACATGTACTATCATATAGTGTTTACTTGATAAGACCCTAAACAATTCATTTTGAGAATTGCAATATTTAGGTCAATAGTATTATGGGGTGGTTCGATTTGCAATAAGTTattctaaaataattaattttaaaattaattatttcaaaattaattaatatcatcatatatgtatttgaaataacttatctcatctctaaaatataaataataaaatatattttattaactaATTAGTATTTTCAatcaatcataaaattaaaaaaatctatattttattttaaaattattacatAATTTATGTCTCACACTAAACTAtcctaaggggtcgtttggttggaaaagtagttatgatgggataagttatggtgagataagttatactgggattattttttatggaatgtttggtttgttgtattcaaagtaatatacatggtataatttctaagaacaaattaattgattaccaaaatactcttcatcttttttaattttttatatatatattttttttcaagctataaatatttatttcttaaaaataaaactttcatcttgtttagcttaatttttttgtgtttgtgcattttcatgattatatcgtgtgtattttaaaaataaaactttcatcttatttaactttatttttttttgcgcGTGCCTTCCCATTATTATGCCGTGtgtgtttaaaaaataaattactacatattatttagtttgaaataaaaacttccaactcaaaataaaaaagaatttgttgtttatgtcacttcatttaaacacatatcacttATACAGTATAGAATATTAAAcctcattttaattgatatatacaatatcaattttcagcggtcacggcagctaagacggctgcttttgagagcttgtatgcagggttacaggggaaaggaggggagaaaaagttgttccgactcgctaaggctagggagaggaagggtcgtgaNNNNNNNNNNNNNNNNNNNNNNNNNNNNNNNNNNNNNNNNNNNNNNNNNNNNNNNNNNNNNNNNNNNNNNNNNNNNNNNNNNNNNNNNNNNNNNNNNNNNNNNNNNNNNNNNNNNNNNNNNNNNNNNNNNNNNNNNNNNNNNNNNNNNNNNNNNNNNNNNNNNNNNNNNNNNNNNNNNNNNNNNNNNNNNNNNNNNNNNNNNNNNNNNNNNNNNNNNNNNNNNNNNNNNNNNNNNNNNNNNNNNNNNNNNNNNNNNNNNNNNNNNNNNNNNNNNNNNNNNNNNNNNNNNNNNNNNNNNNNNNNNNNNNNNNNNNNNNNNNNNNNNNNNNNNNNNNNNNNNNNNNNNNNNNNNNNNNNNNNNNNNNNNNNNNNNNNNNNNNNNNNNNNNNNNNNNNNNNNNNNNNNNNNNNNNNNNNNNNNNNNNNNNNNNNNNNNNNNNNNNNNNNNNNNNNNNNNNNNNNNNNNNNNNNNNNNNNNNNNNNNNNNNNNNNNNNNNNNNNNNNNNNNNNNNNNNNNNNNNNNNNNNNNNNNNNNNNNNNNNNNNNNNNNNNNNNNNNNNNNNNNNNNNNNNNNNNNNNNNNNNNNNNNNNNNNNNNNNNNNNNNNNNNNNNNNNNNNNNNNNNNNNNNNNNNNNNNNNNNNNNNNNNNNNNNNNNNNNNNNNNNNNNNNNNNNNNNNNNNNNNNNNNNNNNNNNNNNNNNNNNNNNNNNNNNNNNNNNNNNNNNNNNNNNNNNNNNNNNNNNNNNNNNNNNNNNNNNNNNNNNNNNNNNNNNNNNNNNNNNNNNNNNNNNNNNNNNNNNNNNNNNNNNNNNNNNNNNNNNNNNNNNNNNNNNNNNNNNNNNNNNNNNNNNNNNNNNNNNNNNNNNNNNNNNNNNNNNNNNNNNNNNNNNNNNNNNNNNNNNNNNNNNNNNNNNNNNNNNNNNNNNNNNNNNNNNNNNNNNNNNNNNNNNNNNNNNNNNNNNNNNNNNNNNNNNNNNNNNNNNNNNNNNNNNNNNNNNNNNNNNNNNNNNNNNNNNNNNNNNNNNNNNNNNNNNNNNNNNNNNNNNNNNNNNNNNNNNNNNNNNNNNNNNNNNNNNNNNNNNNNNNNNNNNNNNNNNNNNNNNNNNNNNNNNNNNNNNNNNNNNNNNNNNNNNNNNNNNNNNNNNNNNNNNNNNNNNNNNNNNNNNNNNNNNNNNNNNNNNNNNNNNNNNNNNNNNNNNNNNNNNNNNNNNNNNNNNNNNNNNNNNNNNNNNNNNNNNNNNNNNNNNNNNNNNNNNNNNNNNNNNNNNNNNNNNNNNNNNNNNNNNNNNNNNNNNNNNNNNNNNNNNNNNNNNNNNNNNNNNNNNNNNNNNNNNNNNNNNNNNNNNNNNNNNNNNNNNNNNNNNNNNNNNNNNNNNNNNNNNNNNNNNNNNNNNNNNNNNNNNNNNNNNNNNNNNNNNNNNNNNNNNNNNNNNNNNNNNNNNNNNNNNNNNNNNNNNNNNNNNNNNNNNNNNNNNNNNNNNNNNNNNNNNNNNNNNNNNNNNNNNNNNNNNNNNNNNNNNNNNNNNNNNNNNNNNNNNNNNNNNNNNNNNNNNNNNNNNNNNNNNNNNNNNNNNNNNNNNNNNNNNNNNNNNNNNNNNNNNNNNNNNNNNNNNNNNNNNNNNNNNNNNNNNNNNNNNNNNNNNNNNNNNNNNNNNNNNNNNNNNNNNNNNNNNNNNNNNNNNNNNNNNNNNNNNNNNNNNNNNNNNNNNNNNNNNNNNNNNNNNNNNNNNNNNNNNNNNNNNNNNNNNNNNNNNNNNNNNNNNNNNNNNNNNNNNNNNNNNNNNNNNNNNNNNNNNNNNNNNNNNNNNNNNNNNNNNNNNNNNNNNNNNNNNNNNNNNNNNNNNNNNNNNNNNNNNNNNNNNNNNNNNNNNNNNNNNNNNNNNNNNNNNNNNNNNNNNNNNNNNNNNNNNNNNNNNNNNNNNNNNNNNNNNNNNNNNNNNNNNNNNNNNNNNNNNNNNNNNNNNNNNNNNNNNNNNNNNNNNNNNNNNNNNNNNNNNNNNNNNNNNNNNNNNNNNNNNNNNNNNNNNNNNNNNNNNNNNNNNNNNNNNNNNNNNNNNNNNNNNNNNNNNNNNNNNNNNNNNNNNNNNNNNNNNNNNNNNNNNNNNNNNNNNNNNNNNNNNNNNNNNNNNNNNNNNNNNNNNNNNNNNNNNNNNNNNNNNNNNNNNNNNNNNNNNNNNNNNNNNNNNNNNNNNNNNNNNNNNNNNNNNNNNNNNNNNNNNNNNNNNNNNNNNNNNNNNNNNNNNNNNNNNNNNNNNNNNNNNNNNNNNNNNNNNNNNNNNNNNNNNNNNNNNNNNNNNNNNNNNNNNNNNNNNNNNNNNNNNNNNNNNNNNNNNNNNNNNNNNNNNNNNNNNNNNNNNNNNNNNNNNNNNNNNNNNNNNNNNNNNNNNNNNNNNNNNNNNNNNNNNNNNNNNNNNNNNNNNNNNNNNNNNNNNNNNNNNNNNNNNNNNNNNNNNNNNNNNNNNNNNNNNNNNNNNNNNNNNNNNNNNNNNNNNNNNNNNNNNNNNNNNNNNNNNNNNNNNNNNNNNNNNNNNNNNNNNNNNNNNNNNNNNNNNNNNNNNNNNNNNNNNNNNNNNNNNNNNNNNNNNNNNNNNNNNNNNNNNNNNNNNNNNNNNNNNNNNNNNNNNNNNNNNNNNNNNNNNNNNNNNNNNNNNNNNNNNNNNNNNNNNNNNNNNNNNNNNNNNNNNNNNNNNNNNNNNNNNNNNNNNNNNNNNNNNNNNNNNNNNNNNNNNNNNNNNNNNNNNNNNNNNNNNNNNNNNNNNNNNNNNNNNNNNNNNNNNNNNNNNNNNNNNNNNNNNNNNNNNNNNNNNNNNNNNNNNNNNNNNNNNNNNNNNNNNNNNNNNNNNNNNNNNNNNNNNNNNNNNNNNNNNNNNNNNNNNNNNNNNNNNNNNNNNNNNNNNNNNNNNNNNNNNNNNNNNNNNNNNNNNNNNNNNNNNNNNNNNNNNNNNNNNNNNNNNNNNNNNNNNNNNNNNNNNNNNNNNNNNNNNNNNNNNNNNNNNNNNNNatgagagtaattctttttcacaatatatatatatatatataaagtgataaTCAAAGAATTTTAGggataattttgttattttataatttatctcAGGGATGAATTGTgttgggattgttatcccaccacatgtgtgggataacttatctcgaTACTATTTCTTAGcctcgggataagttatcctgaaTATTTGCAACCAAACAATGCATCAAaaaatttatcccaaaattattattttatcccaaaattatgtattttagtaCTTCGCACCAAACGGCCCCTAAGGGGCCGTTTGGTTTAAGGTACAATAAACAAATAATTTCGGGATAAATTTTTTAATGCATGTTTGGTTGGCAATATTTCAGATAACTTATCCTGGGACTAATAAATAGtgccgggataagttatccaccaATTTGGTGGGATAACAATACCATCATTATTTATCCTTGGGATAAAATTAGAAAAGGACACAATTGCCCTCCAAATTCTTAGAttatcactttatatatatatatgtgtgtgtgtgtttattactttatttttcttatataaaatataaggtatttttataaaatcatggaCAAGTTATTAAAGTATATTGACATTCtctttctaacttaatacatacttaattattaaataaaaaaatatttttatatttagctaaaaatattggaaaatttatttatttatttaaatataatttgactctccaaatattagtgatactaaataataaaaaatgagagtaattctttttcacattttttgatgatgaatttttttaacaaaaaatgggattatcaatattttatgaaatttagaacAGAATAAGT comes from Capsicum annuum cultivar UCD-10X-F1 chromosome 2, UCD10Xv1.1, whole genome shotgun sequence and encodes:
- the LOC107860301 gene encoding uncharacterized protein LOC107860301, producing the protein MVDVDRRMTGLNPAHLAGLRRLSARAAASSPSTPVPPRNSLLSFSSLADKVISHLKSSGIQVQAGLSDVEFARAEAEFGFAFPPDLKAVLSAGLPIGPGFPDWRSTGPARFQLRASIDLPIAAISFHIARNALWSKSWGPRPCEPERAIKIARNALKRAPLLIPIFNHCYIPCNPCLAGNPIFYVDENRIFCCGFDLSDFFDRESSLFQSSDPQILSKQRSLSEKSAGSSSTFSRRSLDTFSGGRTPRWVEFWSDAAVDRRRRSSNSSSSCSSSPERYFEMPKSKMPKWVDEYVDNIGSVLKEGGWAESDVNEIVHVSASGFFGGEMILLDNQAVLDALLVKADRFSDSLRKAGWSSEEVSYALGFDYRPEKEKKPAKKLSPELAERIGKLAESVTRSRSLS